CGACGCGCCGGCACGTCGCCCAGGTCATCCGGGCCTTGGAGTCGGCGCTGCCGGAATAACGACACACGGAGGTGGAGGACGTGGACTTCGGGCTGACCGAAGACCAGGAAGCGCTGCGCCGCGGCGCCCGCGAGCTGGCGGCGAAGTTCCCCGACGAGTACTGGGCGCGCTGTGACGCCGCCGGTGAGTTTCCGTGGGACTTCTACACCGCGTTCGCCGACGCCGGCTGGCTCGGCATCGCGATCCCTGAGGAGTACGGCGGCGGCGGGCTCGGGATCTTCGAAGCCGCGCTGCTGCTGGAGGAAGTCGCCGCGTCCGGCGCCGGGATGAACGGGTGCAGCACCATGCACCTCACGATCTTCGGCCTCAACACCATCGTGAAACACGGCAGCCCCGCCCTGCGCGAGGAGATCCTCCCCCGCGCCGCCGACGGCTCTCTGCACGTCTGCTTCGGCGTCACCGAACCCGATGCCGGCACCGACACCACCCGCATCCGCACCTTCGCCCGCCGCGAAGGCGACGGCTACGTGATCAACGGCCGCAAGGTCTGGATCACCAAAGCCGGCCAGTCGCAGAAGATGGTGCTCATCGCGCGCACCACGCCGCTCGAGGAAGTCGAGCGGCCCACCGACGGCATGTCGTTGTTCCTCGTGGACGTCGATCCCGAAGCCATCACGCTGACGGCGATCCCGAAGATGGGCCGCAACGCCGTCAGCTCCTACGAGGTCGCGATCGACGACCTGCGCGTGCCCGCCTCGGCCCGCATCGGCGAGGAGGGCCAAGGCTTCCGCTACCTGCTCGACGGGCTGAACCCCGAACGCATCCTGCTCGCCCACGAAGCCCTCGGCCTCGGCCGCGCCGCCGTGGACCACGCCGTGGCCTACGCGCGCGAACGCATCGTGTTCGACCGGCCGATCGGGCAGAACCAGGGCATCGCGTTCCCGCTCGCCGAAGCCCAGACGCGCCTGGACGCCGCCGCGCTCATGGCCCGCAACGCCGCGTGGCGCTACGACCAGGGTCTCTCGTGCGGGCGCGAGGCCAACATGGCCAAGTGGCTCTGCGCCGACGCCGGGTTCCAGGCCGCCGACCGCGCGATGCAGACCCTCGGCGGCATGGGCTACGCGAAGGAGTACCACGTCGAGCGTTACTTCCGCGAAGCCCGCCTGTTGCGGATCGCGCCGGTGAGCCAGGAGATGGTGCTGAACTACGTCTCCACCCACGTGCTCGGGCTGCCCAAGTCGTACTGAGACCGACACGCCGAAGCGGTCCCACCCGGGGGATGCCGGGTGGGACCGCTTCGGTTTCCTGGCCGCGCCTAGATCTTCGGCAAGGCCACGTCGTACACCGTGGCCGTGCCCGCCATCACCTTCACCTGCCGGAACTGCGGCTGGTACCCGTTGGCGGCGACGGTGACCATCAGCGGGTTGTAACCCTTGTCCAGCCACAGCCGGTAGTGGCCCTGCGCGTCGGTCTTGAGGGTGTACGAGACCTCCCCGCACACTCCATTGTGGACCATCGTGCAGACCTGCACCGTGGCGTCGGACACCGGGGCGCCCGACGCGGTGTCGGTGACCGTGCCCGAAAGCTCACCCCAGGCCTTGGGGGCCGCGGCCTGCAGCGTGACGGGCAGGGCCGCCACCGCGTAGGGCGAGTCGGTGTCGAGCGCGATCGTCGCCGTGTACTTGCCGGGCTGTGTGACCTTGCCGGAGTCGACGGTCACCGCGACCTTCGCGGTGGCGCCGGGTGCGAGGTCCAGCTCAGTGCTGCCTTCGGAGAGCCAGCCGGCGTCGTCGTCACCACACTGGTCGTAGCCCGGCAGCATCGCCGTGGTGCGCAGCGCCGGCACCAACGAACCGACCTGGTAGAGCGCACACGCCCCGCGCCCGCCGCCGTAGTACTCCTGCGGCAGGTCCGGCAGCGACGACCACTTGTCGCTCACCGGGTCGTACTCGATGGTGTGCGCGGTCTCGCCGGCCTGGGAGACGACCGAGCCGGTGCCGGTCTCGCCACCGGCGAGCTGCAGGCGGCCGTTCGCCCCGCTGTAGGCCATCTGAGAGACCTCGTACGGCGCGTCGGCCACCTTCGTCCACGCGGCGCTGCCCGGCTTGAACACGTAAGTCGACTTGATGTTCGTGACGCCACCGACGTACCCGCCGGCGCACACGATCTCACCGTGGATTCCGGCACAGGCCGCGTCGCTCTCGGCCTCCGGGTAGTCGGGCAGCGCCGACCAGGCGTTGCGCACCGGGTCGTAGACGAACGCCGTCTTCACCGGGTCCTTGCCGCACACGCTCGCGCAGCCGCCGACCACGTACAGCTTCCCACCGAGCGTGGCGGCGGTGGCGCCGTAGACCTTCGCCGGCAGGTCCGCCAGCCGCGACCAGGTGTTCGTCTGCGGGTGGTAGGCGTACGTCGTGGACAGGACGCCGGGCATCCCGGCCCCGCCGACGACGTACAGCGAACCGTTCAGGAACGCCGCCGCACCACGCATCACCGGCTCCGGCATGTCCGCGATCGGCGACCACGCGGCGGTGACCGGGTCGTACACGTAGCTGCGGGCCGAGGGCGAGAGCATGTGCATGGGCATGCCGCCCGCACTGTAGATCTTGCCCTGGTAACCGCCGAGCGCGCTTTCGTAGGTGAACTCCGGGACGTTCGCCAGCGGCTGCCAGCCGGCCGCCGCCGACGGGTCGACCCCGGTGAATCCGGTGACGTGCTCGCCGAGCGACACGTGCACCGGTGCCGTGCCGGTGTTGGTGAGCTTCACCGTCTGGTTCGCGATCTGGCCCATCGTCTTGCTCACGGCCAGCGCGGTCGAACCGACCGCCAGCTGCCCGGCCTTGAGCTTGACGTCCAGGCGAGCCACGGAGTTCAGGCCAGTCGTCGTCGACAGCGCCGGTGACGAGTACCGCGGCAGGCTCGCCGTGTACTGGTGCGCACCGGTGGTGTCGAACAGCTCGTAGAAACCGTCCGCCAGCGCGGCGTCGTCGGGCGTGGGCGAGCTGACCGCGGAGCGGGCCGCGGCGGCCGAGTCGGCCACCGTGACGTCGTCGAGCGGCCGGCCGTTGTTGGCGTCGGTGACCACACCCGCGACCAGGCCGCCTTCGCCGGCCGTGCACGAACCGACGACCACGTCGTCGAGCTCCGCGAGCGAGTTCCCGCCACCCTGGAAGTGGAACCGCACGCGCACGGAGTCCTTGCCCGCGGCCTGGGGCAGCGGGATCGACACCTGCGTTTGCACGAGTTCGGTGGTGTGGTGCGCCAGCGAGCTCCACGTGGCACCGCCGTCGAGCGACAGATCGGCGTCGAACGCGCTGTTCCCGTCCGGCACGTACACGCCGCCGAACGACAGCACCGGGGCGTCGTCGCCGGTCAGGTCGAGGACCGGCGAGAGGAACGTGGTGTCCTCCGCCTTGCCGTCGCGGGTGATCGGGCTGGCGAGCGCGTAGTTGCCACTGCTGATGAAGTTGAACAGCTCGATACCGTTGTCGAACGTCCAGCCCGTCGAGGCCGGGTCGGCGTTCGTCACGGTCCACCCGTCCTTCGGGGTGGTGCCGAGCCAGCCGTCGAAGCGCGTCAGCGCGGCGTGGCCGTAGCCGAGCGCGGTGCACGCGTTCGGGTCGACGGCGGCGGTGAAGTTCTGCCGCACGCCCGAATCGGCGACGGTCACCTGCTTGTCGATCGGCTGGTACCCGGGCTGCACCGCGGAGACGTGCAGCTGGTAGGCGGCGCCCTGGGGCAGGTCGACGCTGTAGTGGCCGGAGAACGGGTCGGTGTAGACCGCGCCGCCGGGGTAACCGTCGACGGTGATCTTCGCGTACAGCGGCCAGCCGTGGCCGGAGCCGTCGGTCACGGTGCCCGACACGGCCTGCGTGGCGATCTTCGTGACGGCGTAGTCGGAGGTGGCAGCCTGACCGTCCACGATGGACAGTGAACCACTGCCGTTCTCGTAGCCGAAGCGGGTGACCGCGATCTGGTAGGAGTCGGCGGCGACGGCGAGGTGGTAGGCACCCTGGGCGTCGGTCGTGGCGTGGTAGACGTTGCCGGTGCCGTTGCCGGTGGCGGTCACCGTGGCGCCGGCGATCGGCGTGCCCGCGGTGTCGCGGACGTGCCCGGCGACCGTCCCTTGTGGAGTGTAGGCCAGGGTGGCGACGCCGTGGGGCGAGCCGAGGCCGGTCGGGCCGTCCCAGCCCGGGCCGGCGGTGCACAGGACCGTTGCGCACGAGCCGTTGGTGCCCTCGGTGACGTCGTAGAGGTCGTTGCCGTGGTTGAAGTAGGCGTAGGTCGCGGGGTTCGTGCCCGGACGTGGGTCGCCGGCGAGGGCGAACATCGAGGCGATCAGCGGCGACGACAGGCTCGTGCCGCCCACCTGGCCCCAGCCGCCGGACTTGCCGGAGTCGTAGATCGCGAAACCGCTGGCCGGGTCGGCGATGGCGGAGACGTCGGCGATGGCGCGGTTCGCGCAGCCGGTGGCGAGCTCCTGCTGGTACTCGGGCTTCGGCTCGTACGGGGAGCAGCCGGAGCCGGCGTCGGACCAGGCCTGCTCGCTCCAGCCGCGCGGGTTCGCCGGGTCGCGGTAGAGGTTCGTGCCGCCGGCGGCGACGACGTTCGGGTTGGCGGCGGGCCAGTCCTGCAGGCCGTAGGCGTGGTCACCGGTCGAGGCGACCATCGCGACGCCGGGCACGGTGTAGTGCGAGTCGAGCGTGCCCTCTTCGGGGTCTTCACCGTCGATGCCGTAGGAGTTCGAGATGAACTTCGCGCCCAGGCGCACGGCGGTGTCCACAGCGACCACGATGTCGTACGGGCTCGTGGACGCGCCCTCGACGAGCAGGATGTGGCACGCGGGGCAGGCGGCCGAGACGGCGTCGAGGTCGAGCGCGGTCTCCTGCGCCCAGCCGTCGTCGTCGGCGGGGTAGTTCACGCCGCCGTTCTGGTCCACCTTGCGGAAGCAGCCGTTGTCCGTGGTGCACGGCGGGAGGCCGTACTGCGCGCGGTACACGGCGAGGTCGGCCTCGGCGTGGGAGTCGCCGAGCGCGTCGATGATGGCAACGGTCTTGCCCGCGCCGCCGTCAGGGAGGTCGTAGGCGGCCTTGATGTCGGCCGGGCCGAGCGAGTCCGGCAGCGGGCCGGCGTTGCTGGTCAGCGGGCGCAGGTCCGTGCCCGCCTTGAACAGCGAGTTGCACGTGACGGTGTGCGGCTTGGGCTTGGCGGGGTTGCAGCCGGTCGGGGCGTAGAGCGCCTTGGGCGCCTTCGCGGCGGTCTTGCCGGTGGCCGTCCGGGTGGCCTTGTCGGCGGCGACGGGCTTCGCGTCGCCGGAGGTGCTGGCGGCGTCGAGCACGGCCTGCCCGGCGGCCTGGGCCGGGGCGTCCGCGGACGTCTGCGGTTGTGTCGTGCCGGGTAGGAGGCCGGGTTGGGTGGTGCCGACGACCAGCGCCAGGCCGGCCAGCACCGGGAGGATGAGCGCCAGCAGGCGCCCCCGGGGGACTCTCAAGGGATAACCTTTCCGTTCGCCCGGGCAGTCACAGGGGTTCGTACCCCGCGGGCAGGTCGCGCCCGGCGTCGTCGGCTGCCCGGTCGGACCGATCGCCGGGCGCCGGTGCGGCGTCGGCGGGATCCGCGGTGGTGGGGTGGGGATCCGTTCCCGCGCCGGGCCGGGGTACCGCGGTGCCGTCCACCGGACGGTCATCGCCGGGTCTCGTCGCGTTCACCGGCGAAGTATCGGGTCGCGCACGCTCCGTTCGCGATTGGGCGGATGACCTAATCTCGGGCTCGAGCTTGTTTAGTCCACGGCTTGGTTCGGTCCGCCGCGTGGTTCAGCCCGTCGGCGGCCCTGGTCAGTCCGCCGTCGCCGGGGTGATGCCGGCTTGCGTCGCACTCACGGCGAGCGCCGTGCGGGAGGACACGCGGTGTTTGCGCATCGCGGAGTTCAGCTGGGCCGCCACGGTTTTCGGGGAGCGGGACAGGACCTGGGCGATCTCCGGGTTCGTGAGGCCCGTCAGCAGGAGCCGGACGACTTCCAGCTCGCGGGGGGACAGCTGGTCGCCGTAGCCGCGGCGGCCGCCTCGCCACACAGGGTCGGCGGGGAGGTGGGCGCGGACCCGGGAGGCGGCGGCGGAGGCGCCCAAGGCCACGCAGTCGGCGAGCACGGATTCCAGCTGCTCCAACGCAGGAGCCCGAGAACCGCCGGCCAGCAGGCACATTGCCGCGCGTTCGCGGGCGAGCAGCGCGTCGTACGGCCGCGGCAAGGCGGCCCACGCGGCGGCGGCATCGGCCCACTCCCGCGCGGCGCCGGCGTGGTCACCGGTGGCCTCCGTGAGCAGCGCCCGGCAGCAGAGGGCGGCACCCGTCGCGCTGGGGTAGCCGGCGGCGAACTCGGCAACGAGCGCCGAGGCCTCGGCGACCCGTCCGGCCGCGAGCAGCGCCTCCACCCGCACCGGCGCCAGTTCCGCCGCCCACAGCCAGATTTGCTTGCGCGCCACCACGGCCATCGGTTCCTCCGTGACCGCCAGCGCCGGCTCCGGGCATCCGGCCGCGAGGTGCAGGCGGCCCAGCGCCGCGGCCGGTTCGAGCGGCATGTCGACAATCCCGCGCTGGCGGGCGGCCTCGAGCACCAGCGTCAGCTTGCGCTCGACCTCGGCCTCGCTGCCGGGCTCGGTGGCCGACTGCAGCAGCGCGCCCACCAACGTCGTGTCCAGCTGGATCAGCGGTTCCTCCGCGAGGTCCGCGAACTCGGCGACGCGGGCGGCCAGCCCGCTCCACGCGCCGGTCAGCCAGTCGAGCCGGATCAGGGTGGCCAGGCCCATGTCCCGCAGCCGCAACAAGGCGTGCCGCTCCCCCAGCTCGACCGCGCGGGTCAGTTTGGCGCGGGCCACGTCATAGCGCGCCCAGCGCAACGCGGCGTCGCCGAGGTTGAGCAGACCCCGCGTCACCTGCAGTGAATCGAGCGCCGGGTCCTCGGGCACGGTCGCCGCGACCGCCCAGCCGGTTTCGTCGCCCATCTCGAGCAGGGCCGTCGCGCGGTCGACGGTGAACGAGATCCGGTTTTCCTCGGGCACGGCCACGCGGACGACGGCGTCGGCGCGGTCCAGCCACTCGCGGTGGGCCGACACCGGCCACGTCGCTCCGGCCGGCCGGCCGAGCACCGACATCGCCTCGGCCATCGCGACCGGGTGGTCCGCGAGGCCGGGAATCGCGAGCTCGAGCTCGGCGGCACCGGCCGCGTAATCCCCGGCGTGCATCAGCAACCGGCCCAGCTGGCTGCGGATCTCGGCGCTCTCGGCCCGGTCGAGCACGGCACTGTCCAGCACGCCACGCACGGTGCGCACGAGGTGCGCGCGGCCGACGTACCCCGTCGACGCGAACATCGGCGTCTTGCGGATCAGCCGCGCCACGGCCGTCGGCGGCAGCGCCGGAGAGGCGAGCAGGCCGTGGAGGAAGGACACGGCGGTGTGGTGGTCACCGGACGCGAGCGCGAGATCCGCCGCGCGTTCCGCGTACTCGCACCACTTCTCCGTCTCGCCCGCTTCGCGGAAGTGGTGCGCCAGCACGGCGACCGGCGCCGGATCCCAGGCCGACAGCGCCTTGCCCGAACGCCGGTGCAGCTCGCGGCGTTCGCGCCCGCCGATGCCGTCGTACACGGCCTTCGCCGCCAGCAGGTGCCGGAAGCCGAGACGCCCGCGGTCGTCCTCGACGAGCAAGCCGCTGCGCGCGGC
The sequence above is a segment of the Amycolatopsis sp. 2-15 genome. Coding sequences within it:
- a CDS encoding acyl-CoA dehydrogenase family protein, whose protein sequence is MDFGLTEDQEALRRGARELAAKFPDEYWARCDAAGEFPWDFYTAFADAGWLGIAIPEEYGGGGLGIFEAALLLEEVAASGAGMNGCSTMHLTIFGLNTIVKHGSPALREEILPRAADGSLHVCFGVTEPDAGTDTTRIRTFARREGDGYVINGRKVWITKAGQSQKMVLIARTTPLEEVERPTDGMSLFLVDVDPEAITLTAIPKMGRNAVSSYEVAIDDLRVPASARIGEEGQGFRYLLDGLNPERILLAHEALGLGRAAVDHAVAYARERIVFDRPIGQNQGIAFPLAEAQTRLDAAALMARNAAWRYDQGLSCGREANMAKWLCADAGFQAADRAMQTLGGMGYAKEYHVERYFREARLLRIAPVSQEMVLNYVSTHVLGLPKSY
- a CDS encoding carboxypeptidase regulatory-like domain-containing protein — encoded protein: MRVPRGRLLALILPVLAGLALVVGTTQPGLLPGTTQPQTSADAPAQAAGQAVLDAASTSGDAKPVAADKATRTATGKTAAKAPKALYAPTGCNPAKPKPHTVTCNSLFKAGTDLRPLTSNAGPLPDSLGPADIKAAYDLPDGGAGKTVAIIDALGDSHAEADLAVYRAQYGLPPCTTDNGCFRKVDQNGGVNYPADDDGWAQETALDLDAVSAACPACHILLVEGASTSPYDIVVAVDTAVRLGAKFISNSYGIDGEDPEEGTLDSHYTVPGVAMVASTGDHAYGLQDWPAANPNVVAAGGTNLYRDPANPRGWSEQAWSDAGSGCSPYEPKPEYQQELATGCANRAIADVSAIADPASGFAIYDSGKSGGWGQVGGTSLSSPLIASMFALAGDPRPGTNPATYAYFNHGNDLYDVTEGTNGSCATVLCTAGPGWDGPTGLGSPHGVATLAYTPQGTVAGHVRDTAGTPIAGATVTATGNGTGNVYHATTDAQGAYHLAVAADSYQIAVTRFGYENGSGSLSIVDGQAATSDYAVTKIATQAVSGTVTDGSGHGWPLYAKITVDGYPGGAVYTDPFSGHYSVDLPQGAAYQLHVSAVQPGYQPIDKQVTVADSGVRQNFTAAVDPNACTALGYGHAALTRFDGWLGTTPKDGWTVTNADPASTGWTFDNGIELFNFISSGNYALASPITRDGKAEDTTFLSPVLDLTGDDAPVLSFGGVYVPDGNSAFDADLSLDGGATWSSLAHHTTELVQTQVSIPLPQAAGKDSVRVRFHFQGGGNSLAELDDVVVGSCTAGEGGLVAGVVTDANNGRPLDDVTVADSAAAARSAVSSPTPDDAALADGFYELFDTTGAHQYTASLPRYSSPALSTTTGLNSVARLDVKLKAGQLAVGSTALAVSKTMGQIANQTVKLTNTGTAPVHVSLGEHVTGFTGVDPSAAAGWQPLANVPEFTYESALGGYQGKIYSAGGMPMHMLSPSARSYVYDPVTAAWSPIADMPEPVMRGAAAFLNGSLYVVGGAGMPGVLSTTYAYHPQTNTWSRLADLPAKVYGATAATLGGKLYVVGGCASVCGKDPVKTAFVYDPVRNAWSALPDYPEAESDAACAGIHGEIVCAGGYVGGVTNIKSTYVFKPGSAAWTKVADAPYEVSQMAYSGANGRLQLAGGETGTGSVVSQAGETAHTIEYDPVSDKWSSLPDLPQEYYGGGRGACALYQVGSLVPALRTTAMLPGYDQCGDDDAGWLSEGSTELDLAPGATAKVAVTVDSGKVTQPGKYTATIALDTDSPYAVAALPVTLQAAAPKAWGELSGTVTDTASGAPVSDATVQVCTMVHNGVCGEVSYTLKTDAQGHYRLWLDKGYNPLMVTVAANGYQPQFRQVKVMAGTATVYDVALPKI
- a CDS encoding ATP-binding protein, whose protein sequence is MAADGRDLPAVGTPRLIGRNDELTRLAAALASPPGVVLVSGEAGIGKSRLVRELLPEPGVLVARCPPLREALTLGPIVDALRQARPGVAGLRLSPLAGTLRPLFPEWDLPPAPEALADAGAARHRLLRALAELLDRIDVEVLVVEDVHWADETTLEFLLFLAARQEPRPGLVLTYRPDEVGDDSLLLRLSSRYPRITLGALDVAQTAQLVSSMLGDERVSEPFARFLHRHTDGIPFALEESVRLLRDRADLIRQGGEWVRRSLTEIAVPPTIRDALAERLVRLTPDAQAVLRACAVLATPAAERDVVDVCGLPADRAGTAIDEAARSGLLVEDDRGRLGFRHLLAAKAVYDGIGGRERRELHRRSGKALSAWDPAPVAVLAHHFREAGETEKWCEYAERAADLALASGDHHTAVSFLHGLLASPALPPTAVARLIRKTPMFASTGYVGRAHLVRTVRGVLDSAVLDRAESAEIRSQLGRLLMHAGDYAAGAAELELAIPGLADHPVAMAEAMSVLGRPAGATWPVSAHREWLDRADAVVRVAVPEENRISFTVDRATALLEMGDETGWAVAATVPEDPALDSLQVTRGLLNLGDAALRWARYDVARAKLTRAVELGERHALLRLRDMGLATLIRLDWLTGAWSGLAARVAEFADLAEEPLIQLDTTLVGALLQSATEPGSEAEVERKLTLVLEAARQRGIVDMPLEPAAALGRLHLAAGCPEPALAVTEEPMAVVARKQIWLWAAELAPVRVEALLAAGRVAEASALVAEFAAGYPSATGAALCCRALLTEATGDHAGAAREWADAAAAWAALPRPYDALLARERAAMCLLAGGSRAPALEQLESVLADCVALGASAAASRVRAHLPADPVWRGGRRGYGDQLSPRELEVVRLLLTGLTNPEIAQVLSRSPKTVAAQLNSAMRKHRVSSRTALAVSATQAGITPATAD